In one Pirellulales bacterium genomic region, the following are encoded:
- a CDS encoding BlaI/MecI/CopY family transcriptional regulator — protein sequence MARPPAKELTDRELQVMQVFWQHGEATATTARDRLAADGLDLAYVTVANLTRTLFEKGFLELTNDERPYAYRATRSFEEVSHNLVGDLLRRVFQGSREQLLLNVLKRRRLTVKERALLRDILEEQGP from the coding sequence ATGGCACGTCCGCCCGCAAAGGAATTGACCGATCGCGAGCTGCAGGTGATGCAGGTTTTCTGGCAGCACGGCGAAGCGACCGCCACCACGGCACGCGACCGGTTGGCGGCCGATGGATTGGATCTCGCTTACGTGACCGTCGCCAATTTGACGCGAACTCTGTTCGAGAAGGGCTTCCTCGAACTCACTAATGACGAGCGACCCTACGCGTACCGGGCAACCAGGTCGTTCGAAGAAGTGTCGCATAACCTCGTCGGCGACCTGCTGCGGCGCGTCTTTCAGGGCTCGCGCGAGCAGTTGCTGCTTAACGTGCTGAAGCGCCGGCGATTAACCGTCAAAGAGCGGGCGCTGCTGCGGGACATTCTCGAGGAGCAGGGCCCATGA
- a CDS encoding M20/M25/M40 family metallo-hydrolase, whose translation MSTARSKSRSTGRTPGIVKPVLPATAEPDARAAQKLVLALMAIPGRSGEEGLVRQFIIDQLRAAGAPASAIRGDQAHRHTPLKGEVGNLVLRLPGTIRGPRRLLMAHMDTVPLCAGAKPVVKGERVYSAVKQTGLGADDRAGCAVILTAATEILRRKLPHPPLAFMWAVQEEVGLFGARHANLALLGQPKLAFNWDGGSAEKLTVGATGAYRLEITIDGIASHAGGAPEQGVSAIAIAGLAIAELQRGGWLGDVRKGNNRGTSNIGVIHGGAATNVVTDRVDLKAEARSHDPVFRRAIRDAIIDAFKKAAGEVRSVTGAAGKATCEHRQDYESFRLPEGDPSIAAAATAVAATGGKPFHFVSNGGLDANWLTARGIPTVTLGCGQLNAHMVTGQLDLAEFRRACRIALRLATASE comes from the coding sequence ATGAGCACCGCGCGTTCTAAATCCCGTTCCACCGGTCGAACTCCTGGTATCGTTAAACCGGTTCTGCCGGCGACCGCGGAACCTGATGCGCGCGCCGCGCAAAAACTGGTGCTGGCGCTGATGGCCATTCCCGGGCGCAGCGGCGAGGAGGGGCTGGTCCGGCAGTTCATCATCGATCAGTTGCGCGCCGCTGGTGCGCCGGCCTCGGCGATTCGCGGCGATCAGGCCCATCGCCATACGCCGCTGAAAGGCGAGGTCGGTAACCTGGTGTTGCGCCTTCCCGGCACGATTCGCGGGCCGCGACGGTTGCTGATGGCCCACATGGACACAGTACCGCTGTGCGCCGGCGCAAAGCCGGTCGTCAAAGGGGAACGAGTCTACTCCGCGGTCAAGCAAACCGGATTAGGTGCCGACGATCGGGCGGGCTGCGCCGTGATCCTCACGGCGGCCACCGAGATACTGCGACGCAAACTGCCGCATCCGCCATTGGCTTTCATGTGGGCCGTGCAGGAAGAGGTCGGGCTGTTCGGCGCGCGGCATGCGAATCTGGCGCTGCTAGGCCAGCCGAAACTGGCTTTCAACTGGGATGGTGGATCGGCCGAAAAACTAACGGTCGGCGCGACTGGCGCTTATCGTTTGGAAATCACGATCGACGGTATCGCCAGCCACGCCGGCGGTGCGCCGGAACAAGGCGTCAGCGCGATCGCGATTGCCGGTCTGGCGATTGCCGAACTACAGCGCGGCGGCTGGCTGGGGGACGTCCGCAAGGGAAACAATCGCGGCACGAGCAATATCGGCGTCATTCATGGCGGCGCGGCGACGAATGTCGTGACCGATCGCGTCGATCTCAAGGCCGAAGCACGCAGCCATGATCCCGTCTTTCGCCGTGCGATTCGTGACGCGATCATCGACGCCTTCAAGAAGGCGGCCGGCGAGGTCCGCAGCGTCACCGGCGCCGCAGGCAAAGCCACGTGTGAACACCGTCAGGACTACGAATCGTTCCGCTTGCCAGAAGGCGATCCATCGATCGCGGCCGCGGCAACCGCCGTGGCAGCGACGGGGGGCAAGCCGTTTCATTTTGTCTCGAACGGTGGGCTCGATGCCAATTGGCTCACCGCGCGCGGCATACCCACTGTCACGCTGGGATGCGGCCAACTGAACGCCCACATGGTGACCGGGCAGTTGGACCTGGCCGAGTTCCGCCGCGCGTGTCGCATTGCGTTACGATTGGCCACGGCCAGCGAGTAA
- a CDS encoding M56 family metallopeptidase produces the protein MSTLGLAILLGSIHASIVAAATIVARFCFPRRLAAGRVTIGLVGLVCILIVTALAFAPIPGVWPESGLSLASDLSSARRADKTDVEDRVAIDAEREATQSSGVPADAAETSVQVPLAWLRRIERTATRSVPFSHRARVAAVTILAGGSVFGLLRLMLAVRFVARLRRTSSLVTDESITVLLRELANRCGCRQKIEVRATAQQVSASAFGWLRPVILLPSDWVEWSQEELAAVLAHEVAHVHRGDYARRVATFIGVAIHFYHPLVRSVARRLAADQEYAADQLARDLVDDAQAYTRGLARLALRYHESIIDERSWSNVSIMPRSSDFLARRLEMLRVKQATADEQGAGRVSLAVSGCVVAIAIVTAFLRGAATADDRAQSAATIGKAVQPISTENAATIAGGAPGTEQSLFERADFNPTVIGLGSSGGFLIRVGDFLRHPEVQPHVESINGWLRVWLRDLIGEAAATFDIREIEWIAGDLIIKARPSRDPMRNGELTLGSNRIVIRTAHFGNWRQVVLDEIPGTTLEHFEGKPYVQFPSLPAFGPAPLRMRTPDPRTLIYRVGTIPDPQEPGDEEKLLRKFFDDTPNPCPWASAWRAVDGGLVTVLFDNSAVGWPELAAAREDHPELIEPLARKTKFVALGADWTDLGNRTGVRVRATCEDADSVREIHLASMTLLSFWPGLVLEGGDAMAPYQKRILQFFSSVKVQPSVDGSEAHFVHATAEVTWDPHEFAKALGLSSTWLLDPTE, from the coding sequence ATGAGCACTCTTGGTTTGGCGATTCTGCTCGGGTCGATTCATGCGTCGATTGTTGCGGCAGCCACGATCGTGGCGCGATTCTGCTTTCCTCGCCGGTTGGCCGCCGGTCGCGTGACGATCGGCCTCGTCGGCCTGGTTTGCATCCTGATCGTGACGGCCCTGGCGTTTGCGCCGATTCCCGGTGTTTGGCCGGAAAGTGGTTTATCGTTGGCAAGCGATCTGTCGTCCGCTCGGCGCGCCGATAAGACGGACGTAGAAGATCGCGTGGCAATCGATGCCGAGAGAGAGGCGACACAGTCGTCCGGCGTTCCAGCCGACGCTGCCGAAACGAGCGTGCAGGTTCCCTTGGCGTGGCTGCGGCGTATTGAGCGCACGGCGACTCGATCCGTGCCATTCTCGCATCGTGCGCGTGTGGCGGCCGTCACGATCCTGGCAGGCGGTTCGGTCTTTGGTCTGCTGCGGCTGATGTTGGCCGTCCGTTTCGTGGCGCGACTGCGCCGCACGAGTTCGCTCGTTACGGACGAGTCCATAACGGTCCTGCTCCGCGAATTGGCGAATCGCTGTGGCTGCCGTCAGAAGATCGAGGTACGCGCCACGGCGCAGCAGGTCAGCGCCAGTGCGTTCGGCTGGTTGCGCCCTGTCATACTACTGCCGAGTGACTGGGTAGAGTGGTCCCAAGAAGAACTTGCCGCCGTGCTGGCCCACGAGGTGGCCCATGTTCATCGAGGTGATTACGCGCGCCGCGTGGCGACTTTTATCGGCGTGGCGATTCATTTTTATCATCCGCTGGTGAGAAGTGTGGCCAGGCGACTGGCCGCGGATCAGGAGTATGCCGCGGATCAACTCGCACGCGACCTGGTCGACGATGCGCAAGCCTACACGCGCGGCTTGGCTCGCCTGGCGCTACGGTATCACGAATCAATCATCGACGAGCGCAGCTGGTCGAACGTTTCGATCATGCCCCGTTCTTCGGACTTTCTAGCAAGGAGGCTGGAAATGCTGCGTGTTAAACAGGCCACGGCCGATGAACAAGGAGCAGGACGCGTCTCCTTGGCGGTGTCAGGCTGCGTCGTTGCCATCGCAATTGTTACGGCGTTTCTTCGTGGCGCCGCGACAGCCGACGACCGCGCTCAGTCGGCGGCGACGATCGGCAAAGCGGTTCAACCGATATCCACGGAAAACGCGGCGACGATCGCTGGTGGCGCACCTGGCACCGAGCAATCGCTATTCGAGCGCGCGGATTTTAATCCCACGGTAATCGGGCTCGGATCCTCGGGCGGATTCCTGATTCGCGTCGGCGACTTTCTTCGCCACCCCGAGGTTCAACCACATGTTGAGTCGATTAACGGCTGGCTGCGTGTCTGGCTGCGAGACCTGATTGGCGAGGCCGCTGCCACGTTCGACATTCGCGAGATCGAGTGGATCGCCGGTGACCTGATAATCAAGGCACGCCCCTCAAGAGATCCCATGCGAAATGGTGAGCTCACGTTGGGCTCGAACCGAATCGTGATTCGTACAGCGCATTTCGGCAACTGGCGACAGGTCGTGCTCGACGAAATACCGGGCACGACCTTGGAACATTTCGAGGGGAAGCCGTACGTGCAATTCCCTTCGCTTCCTGCGTTTGGGCCCGCCCCGTTGCGCATGCGTACCCCCGACCCTCGCACACTCATTTATCGCGTCGGTACGATACCTGATCCACAGGAACCCGGCGATGAGGAAAAGCTGCTGCGCAAATTCTTCGACGACACGCCGAACCCGTGCCCCTGGGCAAGTGCCTGGCGCGCGGTCGACGGCGGTCTCGTGACCGTGCTGTTCGACAACAGTGCCGTGGGATGGCCCGAATTAGCCGCGGCGCGGGAGGACCATCCAGAGCTCATCGAACCGCTCGCTCGCAAGACGAAGTTCGTGGCACTTGGGGCCGATTGGACCGACCTAGGCAATCGTACGGGAGTGCGCGTGCGCGCCACCTGCGAGGATGCCGACAGCGTGCGCGAGATCCATCTCGCCTCGATGACGCTTCTCTCGTTCTGGCCTGGGCTCGTGCTCGAAGGAGGCGACGCCATGGCTCCCTACCAAAAGCGCATTCTGCAGTTCTTTTCCAGTGTGAAGGTCCAGCCCAGTGTTGACGGCAGCGAAGCGCACTTTGTCCATGCAACGGCTGAAGTAACTTGGGATCCGCATGAATTTGCCAAGGCTCTCGGCCTCTCCAGCACATGGCTCCTGGATCCGACCGAATGA
- a CDS encoding (2Fe-2S)-binding protein, protein MELDDEVCLCFHVTKRKLANFVRIEKPRRAGQMSECFGAGTGCGWCRAYLERMFKAAAAGGVTTEVDPTPDEYARARAGYIRKGGGTPPPGATPIDEASA, encoded by the coding sequence ATGGAACTCGACGACGAAGTTTGCCTCTGCTTTCACGTCACGAAGCGCAAGCTGGCGAACTTCGTGCGCATTGAGAAGCCGCGCCGCGCCGGTCAGATGAGCGAATGCTTTGGCGCCGGAACCGGCTGCGGCTGGTGCCGCGCCTATCTGGAACGCATGTTCAAGGCCGCGGCCGCCGGTGGCGTCACCACGGAAGTCGACCCCACGCCCGACGAATACGCGCGTGCCAGGGCCGGGTACATTCGCAAAGGGGGTGGCACACCACCGCCCGGCGCGACGCCGATCGACGAAGCGAGCGCGTAG